One genomic segment of Mastomys coucha isolate ucsf_1 unplaced genomic scaffold, UCSF_Mcou_1 pScaffold22, whole genome shotgun sequence includes these proteins:
- the LOC116069536 gene encoding zinc finger protein 709-like — MGSVTFEDVAVNFTVEEWALLDPSQKKLHKDVMEETFRNLAAIEKTQEDQNIDDDHRYSRRNQRNEVVERLLEHNKSSERKEIFREIPNTIVNKKISHRTMLCENHVYKDNMLISHSSLNVSVPLQTTHKPHEYELHGENLYKFGECEKSFIYPECFLKHEDNGTRQRSYEFNQCEKIFKSSDYIQIRVSDETREELCIDKQHYNAFTYPDFLQYVEKIHTGKKPYACKQCGKTFSFLSNIRRHERTHSGEKPYRCNICGKAFTCSTNFQEHERTHTGEKPYLCTQCGKSFSFLSNIRRHERTHTGEKPYRCNICGKAFSYLTNFQDHERTHTGEKPYVCTQCGKAFTYYYSFQTHKRCHTGEKPYVCKQCGKAFSYYNSIQTHKRCHTGEKPYVCKLCDKAFTTLSSLRYHERIHSGEKPHVCLQCGKGFNSSSTLRIHERTHTGEKPYKCKKCGKVFSVDSSLRCHERIHSGEKPYVCKQCGKAFTRHTSLRCHERIHCGEKPYVCKQCGKGFISSSNFRKHEWTHSGEKLCVCKLCGKAFTGHSSLRRHERIHSGEKPYVCKHCGKGFSSLSGCQRHEQIHTGEKPYVCKNCGKAFTNPSALRNHERIHSGEKPYVCEQCGKGFISFSKFRIHERIHTGEKPYKCKQCGKAFTGHSSLRRHERIHSGEKPFVCKQCGKPFYTLSDCQRHEQIHTGEKPFICEQCGKAFTRSSSLKIHEKTHSRRNP; from the exons ATG GGCTCTGTGACCTTTGAAGATGTGGCTGTAAATTTCACTGTGGAGGAATGGGCTTTACTAGATCCTTCCCAAAAGAAGCTGCACAAAGATGTAATGGAGGAAACCTTCAGGAACCTGGCTGCTATAG AAAAAACACAAGAAGACCAGAACATAGATGATGACCATAGATATTCTAGAAGAAATCAAAG aaatgaAGTTGTGGAAAGACTGTTGGAACATAACAAAAGTAGTGAACGTAAAGAAATCTTCAGAGAGATTCCAAACACCATTGTAAACAAGAAAATTTCTCATAGAACAATGCTTTGTGAAAACCATGTGTACAAGGACAACATGCTCATTAGTCATTCATCTCTTAATGTATCTGTGCCTCTTCAGACTACACACAAACCTCATGAATATGAGCTACATGGGGAGAACCTCTATAAGTTTGGAGAATGTGAGAAAAGCTTCATTTATCCAGAATGCTTTCTGAAGCATGAAGACAATGGCACTAGACAGAGATCCTATGAGTTTAACCAGTGTGAGAAAATCTTCAAAAGTAGTGATTACATTCAAATACGTGTGAGTGACGAAACTAGAGAAGAACTATGTATAGATAAGCAGCATTATAATGCCTTTACTTATCCTGATTTTCTTCAGTATGTTGAAAAGATCCACACTGGAAAGAAACCCTATGCATGTAAACAATGTGggaaaaccttttcttttttgagtaaCATTCGAAGACATGAACGAACTCACTCTGGAGAGAAACCATACAGATGTAATATCTGTGGTAAAGCCTTCACTTGTTCTACTAACTTTCAAGAACATGAAAgaactcacactggagagaaaccctatttaTGTACACAATGTGGgaaatccttttcttttctgagtaaCATTCGAAGACATGAACGtactcatactggagagaaaccgtACAGATGTAATATCTGTGGTAAGGCTTTCAGTTATTTGACAAACTTTCAAGACCATGAAAGAactcatactggagaaaaaccttaTGTGTGTACACAGTGTGGGAAAGCTTTTACTTACTACTATTCCTTTCAGACACATAAACGATGTCACACTGGTGAAAAGCCCTATGTATGTAAGCAATGTGGAAAAGCCTTCAGTTATTACAATTCCATTCAAACACATAAACGTTGTCACACCGGCGAAAAGCCCTATGTATGTAAGCTGTGTGATAAAGCCTTTACTACTCTCAGTTCTCTTCGCTATCATGAGAGGATTCACAGTGGTGAGAAGCCCCATGTATGTTTGCAATGCGGGAAAGGTTTCAATTCTTCCAGTACTCTTCGAATACATGAAAGgactcacactggagagaaaccctataaatGTAAGAAGTGTGGAAAAGTCTTTAGTGTCGACAGTTCCCTCCGATGCCATGAAAGGATTCACAGTGGGGAGAAGCCCTATGTATGTaagcagtgtgggaaagcctttactCGTCATACCTCCCTTCGATGTCATGAAAGGATTCACTGTGGGGAGAAACCCTATGTATGTAAGCAATGtgggaaaggttttatttcttcCAGTAACTTTCGAAAGCATGAATGGACTCATTCTGGagagaaactctgtgtgtgtaaaCTATGTGGTAAAGCCTTCACTGGACATAGTTCACTTCGACGTCATGAAAGAATTCACAGTGGAGAAAAACCCTATGTATGTAAGCATTGTGGGAAAGGTTTCTCTTCTTTGAGTGGCTGTCAAAGACATGAACAAATTCACACTGGTGAGAAACCCTATGTATGTAAGAATTGTGGGAAAGCCTTTACTAATCCCAGTGCCCTTCGAAATCATGAAAGGATTCACAGTGGTGAAAAGCCCTATGTATGTGAGCAGTGTGGGAAGGGTTTCATTTCTTTTAGTAAGTTTAGAATACATGAACGgattcatactggagaaaaaccataTAAGTGTAAgcaatgtgggaaagccttcactGGTCACAGTTCCCTTCGACGTCATGAAAGGATTCACAGTGGAGAGAAACCTTTTGTATGTAAACAATGTGGGAAACCCTTTTATACTTTAAGTGATTGTCAAAGACATGAACAAATCCACACTGGTGAGAAACCTTTCATTTGCGAGCAGTGTGGGAAAGCTTTTACTCGGTCCAGTTCCCTTAAAATACATGAGAAGACTCACAGTAGAAGAAATCCCTAA